In Nicotiana tabacum cultivar K326 chromosome 19, ASM71507v2, whole genome shotgun sequence, one DNA window encodes the following:
- the LOC107767560 gene encoding protein LIFEGUARD 2 produces MWNQAYRKDDVEAGTRPLYPAMLEAPELRWSFIRKVYSIITIQLLLTIAVASVVVTVHPISHFFATTSAGLGLYIVLIITPFITLCPLYYYHQKHPVNYLLLGIFTVSLAFTIGLTCAFTSGKVILEAVILTTAVVISLTLYTFWAARRGQDFNFLGPFLFGALIVLLVFAFIQILFPLGKISVMIYGCLASIIFCGYIVYDTDNLIKRYTYDEYIWAAISLYLDIINLFLSLLTVFRAADN; encoded by the exons ATGTGGAACCAGGCATACCGGAAAGATGACGTGGAAGCCGGAACAAGGCCGTTGTATCCGGCGATGCTGGAAGCGCCCGAACTCCGATGGTCTTTTATTCGAAAAGTCTACTCGATCATTACTATACAATTGCTTCTCACCATTGCTGTCGCTTCCGTCGTTGTCACCGTCCATCCGATTTCTCATTTCTTCGCTACCACAAGTGCAGGCTTAGGACTTTATATTGTTCTCATCATCACTCCTTTTATCA CGTTGTGCCCGCTCTATTACTATCATCAGAAACATCCGGTGAACTACTTGCTTCTTGGGATTTTCACGGTTTCTCTTGCATTTACTATCGGATTAACTTGCGCATTCACCAGCG GCAAAGTAATCTTGGAGGCAGTCATATTGACGACAGCAGTGGTGATTAGTCTGACATTATACACCTTCTGGGCGGCTAGGAGAGGCCAAGATTTCAACTTCTTGGGTCCTTTCTTGTTCGGCGCTCTCATTGTTCTTTTGGTGTTTGCGTTCATCCAG ATCCTTTTCCCTCTGGGTAAGATCTCAGTGATGATCTATGGCTGTCTGGCGTCGATCATATTCTGTGGATACATTGTCTATGATACGGACAATTTAATCAAGCGCTACACGTACGATGAGTATATCTGGGCTGCTATATCCTTGTATCTCGACATCATCAATCTGTTCCTTTCTCTGTTGACCGTCTTCCGGGCTGCTGACAATTAA